The following are from one region of the Actinoplanes sp. L3-i22 genome:
- a CDS encoding PadR family transcriptional regulator, translating to MVDDLGRWAEPGLLILASLADGAKHGYAMTTDIAEQVGVTLGPGTLYAALTRLEKSGLIEGLPADGRRRPYRLTAAGAAELSAQATRMQRLAALSLGRLGTAPA from the coding sequence ATGGTGGACGACCTCGGCCGCTGGGCCGAACCGGGCCTGCTGATCCTGGCGAGCCTGGCCGACGGTGCGAAGCACGGCTACGCCATGACCACCGACATCGCCGAGCAGGTCGGCGTGACGCTCGGCCCCGGGACGCTCTACGCGGCGCTGACCCGGCTGGAGAAGAGCGGCCTGATCGAGGGCCTGCCCGCGGACGGGCGGCGCCGGCCGTACCGGCTGACCGCGGCCGGCGCCGCCGAGCTGTCCGCCCAGGCGACCCGGATGCAGCGGCTGGCCGCCCTGAGTCTGGGCCGGCTCGGGACGGCGCCGGCATGA
- the efeO gene encoding iron uptake system protein EfeO, producing MRTSRLLTAALATGTTAACLTACSGTATPADPAATGKIAIHAADTSCTAAASTAPAGTAVFAISNEGSKVTEFYVYAEGDRVLGEVENILPGVTRDLHVELPAGAYQLTCKPGMVGAGVRTALHVTGSSAPLTADAALAEAAASYQRYVTTESAGLQQKTKEFTDAVKAGDLAKAKALYPVARTYWERIEPIASSFGDLDPKVDGRADTIEPGAEFTGFHRLEKDLWQTGDISDSGPIADRLTTDIAEIAARSTAVRLSPLALANGAKSLLDEIATGKITGEEDRYSHTDLWDFAANIEGSKAAIAALRPVLQQRSPDLIAQVDAGFATVDAALAKHRAGDGYRLHTELSKADLKELSDVINALAEPVSRVAAAITRQ from the coding sequence ATGCGTACCTCCCGGCTGCTCACGGCCGCCCTCGCCACCGGCACCACCGCCGCCTGCCTGACCGCCTGCTCCGGCACCGCCACCCCGGCCGACCCCGCCGCCACCGGCAAGATCGCGATTCACGCCGCCGACACCAGCTGCACCGCGGCCGCGAGCACCGCGCCCGCCGGCACCGCGGTCTTCGCGATCAGCAACGAGGGCTCCAAGGTCACCGAGTTCTACGTCTACGCCGAAGGCGACCGGGTGCTCGGCGAGGTGGAGAACATCCTGCCGGGCGTCACCCGGGACCTGCACGTCGAGCTGCCGGCCGGCGCCTACCAGCTGACCTGCAAGCCCGGCATGGTCGGCGCCGGCGTCCGCACCGCCCTGCACGTCACCGGCTCGTCGGCGCCGCTGACCGCGGACGCGGCCCTGGCCGAGGCCGCCGCGAGCTACCAGCGCTACGTCACCACCGAGAGCGCCGGCCTGCAACAGAAGACCAAGGAGTTCACCGACGCCGTCAAGGCCGGCGACCTCGCCAAGGCGAAGGCGCTCTACCCGGTCGCCCGCACCTACTGGGAGCGCATCGAACCGATCGCCTCCAGCTTCGGCGACCTCGACCCGAAGGTCGACGGCCGGGCGGACACGATCGAACCCGGCGCCGAGTTCACCGGCTTCCACCGCCTGGAGAAGGACCTCTGGCAGACCGGCGACATCAGCGACTCCGGACCCATCGCCGACCGGCTGACCACCGACATCGCCGAGATCGCCGCCCGCTCGACGGCCGTCCGGCTGTCCCCGCTGGCCCTGGCCAACGGCGCGAAGAGCCTGCTCGACGAGATCGCCACCGGCAAGATCACCGGCGAGGAGGACCGCTACTCGCACACCGACCTGTGGGACTTCGCGGCCAACATCGAGGGCTCCAAGGCCGCGATCGCCGCGCTCCGGCCGGTCCTGCAGCAGCGCTCCCCCGACCTGATCGCCCAGGTGGACGCCGGTTTCGCCACGGTCGACGCGGCCCTGGCCAAGCACCGCGCCGGCGACGGCTACCGGCTGCACACCGAGCTGTCCAAGGCCGACCTGAAGGAGCTGTCCGACGTGATCAACGCCCTGGCCGAGCCGGTCAGCCGGGTGGCGGCCGCGATCACCCGTCAGTGA
- a CDS encoding ATP-binding protein: MRTRVRNAILLVVALSLMLFGLPLAIVLDQLVTSQALARLQRDATRAVAAVPDDFLGPGTSLRVPAGIAVYDARGDRLAGTGPARSALAAQAVDGHEHDGDDGADLAVVMPVISDTTVAGSVRAAVPLDRLRASSYRIWGLLAGLALLVIAVAILLARHSAARIARPFEMLTGAARGLGDGRYDLRLPRWGSTEADAAGDALRDSAAQIEELVRHEREFVRDASHQLRTPLAGLVLALDRPEPDVPAALSRARDLETTIADLVALRGRTGAGAGDPGRIAAEAVRRWHAPERPVLLRSDVDDLVTLSGPALRQSLDVLLDNAIRHGRGTVTVTVEPYGKSVLISVTDEGDGFTDGAPLGNGLTMVTGMVERVGGSLLIRRRGPHPRVALLVPFQSVSNR, from the coding sequence ATGCGAACCCGGGTGCGCAACGCGATCCTGCTCGTCGTGGCGTTGTCCCTGATGCTGTTCGGCCTGCCGCTGGCGATCGTGCTGGACCAGTTGGTGACCAGTCAGGCCCTGGCCCGGCTGCAGCGCGACGCCACCCGCGCGGTCGCCGCCGTGCCGGACGACTTCCTCGGGCCCGGCACGTCGCTGCGGGTCCCGGCCGGCATCGCGGTCTACGACGCCCGGGGCGACCGGCTCGCGGGCACCGGGCCGGCCCGCTCGGCGCTGGCCGCGCAGGCCGTCGACGGGCACGAGCACGACGGGGACGACGGTGCCGACCTGGCCGTCGTGATGCCGGTCATCTCGGACACCACGGTCGCCGGCAGCGTCCGCGCGGCGGTACCGCTGGACCGGCTGCGGGCCAGCAGCTACCGGATCTGGGGGCTGCTCGCCGGCCTCGCCCTGCTGGTGATCGCGGTGGCGATCCTGCTGGCCCGGCACTCGGCCGCCCGGATCGCCCGGCCGTTCGAGATGCTCACCGGGGCGGCCCGTGGACTCGGCGACGGCCGCTACGACCTGCGGCTGCCACGCTGGGGCAGCACCGAGGCGGACGCCGCCGGGGACGCCCTGCGGGACAGCGCCGCCCAGATCGAGGAGCTGGTCCGGCACGAGCGCGAGTTCGTCCGGGACGCCTCCCACCAGCTGCGGACGCCGCTGGCCGGGCTGGTGCTCGCCCTGGACCGGCCGGAGCCGGACGTGCCGGCCGCGCTGTCCCGGGCCCGGGACCTGGAGACGACGATCGCGGACCTGGTCGCGCTGCGCGGCCGGACCGGGGCCGGGGCCGGCGACCCGGGCCGGATCGCCGCCGAGGCCGTGCGGCGGTGGCATGCCCCGGAGCGTCCGGTGCTGCTGCGCAGCGACGTCGACGACCTGGTCACGCTGAGCGGGCCGGCCCTGCGGCAGAGCCTGGACGTGCTGCTGGACAACGCGATCCGGCACGGGCGCGGGACGGTCACGGTGACCGTCGAACCGTACGGGAAATCGGTGTTGATCAGTGTCACCGACGAGGGTGACGGGTTCACGGACGGGGCGCCGCTGGGCAACGGCCTGACCATGGTGACCGGGATGGTGGAGCGGGTCGGCGGGTCCCTGCTGATCCGCCGCCGCGGGCCGCACCCGCGCGTCGCCCTGCTGGTCCCGTTTCAGTCCGTCTCGAACCGGTAG
- a CDS encoding phosphatase PAP2 family protein, whose product MILLGCTGAAFALLALAVAGGFGPLLSFDAWVSEWAHTVALAHPLWRAIMSAITVTGSLSVLGPLAVLGCVILLVTGRWRQAVLVAVALTVVPSVRLIVLALIARPRPLDQLAPASSWSFPSGHSTASATAALVLVLVCGPMLRGRRARVALAVLAGAWAVAVGVSRVALVVHWPSDVVGAWLFTVTMVCGLDLALRRLLDARSGAPVG is encoded by the coding sequence ATGATCCTGCTTGGCTGCACCGGCGCCGCGTTCGCACTGCTCGCCCTCGCGGTGGCCGGTGGGTTCGGGCCGTTGCTGAGCTTCGACGCGTGGGTGAGCGAATGGGCGCACACCGTGGCGCTCGCCCATCCGCTCTGGCGGGCGATCATGTCGGCGATCACGGTGACCGGCAGCCTGTCGGTGCTCGGCCCGCTGGCCGTCCTCGGCTGCGTGATCCTGCTGGTCACCGGCCGGTGGCGGCAGGCCGTCCTCGTCGCCGTGGCGCTGACCGTCGTGCCGAGCGTGCGGCTGATCGTGCTCGCGCTGATCGCCCGGCCCCGCCCGCTCGACCAGCTCGCTCCCGCGTCGAGCTGGTCGTTCCCGTCCGGGCACAGCACCGCCTCGGCGACCGCGGCGCTGGTCCTGGTGCTGGTCTGCGGGCCGATGCTGCGCGGCCGGCGGGCCCGGGTCGCGCTGGCGGTGCTCGCCGGGGCGTGGGCGGTGGCGGTCGGGGTGAGCCGGGTCGCGCTGGTCGTGCACTGGCCCAGCGACGTGGTCGGGGCCTGGCTGTTCACGGTGACGATGGTGTGCGGCCTGGACCTGGCGCTGCGGCGGTTGCTCGACGCGCGGTCAGGGGCTCCGGTTGGGTGA
- a CDS encoding FAD-dependent monooxygenase, giving the protein MSPVEVVIVGGGPTGLLLAGELRLGGVEVIVLERLAAPTGLSKAPGVTGRGAQTLHYRGLLDRFDGAARGSARFAHFGGIPLPASGALTLTAPQAEVERVLQEWAVELGAQLRRGHQVTALTQTEERVTLQVDGPDGGYRLDARYVVGCDGARSLVRRAAGIGFTGTEATQISRFGDVTLTDPDAVPPGMRRTPTGLFTAFPLGDGVHRVVVSEWRTDGDRDAPVTLDDLRAAVRRVLGAEVGMSAPRWLSRFTDAARQADRYRAGRVLLAGDAAHIQLPAGGPGMTTGLQDAANLGWKLAARVRGDAPAGLLDTYHGERHPVAERMLTFVRAQGLLLSPGPHVDALREVFAGLLTEPTTLRTVADRLTGLDIRYRPGPHPLIGGWAPDLELDGGTTLGTLLHAGRPVLLDLTTDRRLGEAAAGWKDRVDIVPATAAEPLAGLLVRPDGYVAWAHETGDDGLIPALTTWFGPADGRRWPASVGAEPGQAGEAGGDAVEGERVQGSGLEIPGQKLQ; this is encoded by the coding sequence ATGAGCCCGGTCGAGGTGGTGATCGTCGGTGGCGGCCCCACCGGCCTGCTGCTGGCCGGCGAGTTGCGGCTCGGCGGCGTCGAGGTGATCGTGCTGGAGCGGCTGGCCGCGCCGACCGGGCTCTCCAAGGCGCCCGGCGTGACCGGTCGCGGCGCGCAGACGCTGCACTATCGCGGTCTGCTCGACCGTTTCGACGGCGCGGCCCGGGGCTCGGCCCGCTTTGCCCACTTCGGCGGCATCCCGCTGCCGGCGTCGGGCGCACTCACCCTGACGGCGCCGCAGGCGGAAGTCGAGCGTGTGCTGCAGGAGTGGGCGGTCGAGCTCGGCGCGCAGCTGCGCCGCGGCCATCAGGTGACCGCGCTGACCCAGACCGAGGAGCGGGTCACCCTCCAGGTCGACGGCCCGGACGGCGGTTACCGGCTGGACGCCCGCTACGTGGTCGGCTGTGACGGCGCCCGCAGCCTGGTCCGCCGGGCGGCCGGCATCGGCTTCACCGGCACCGAGGCCACCCAGATCTCCCGCTTCGGCGACGTCACGCTGACCGATCCGGACGCGGTGCCGCCCGGCATGCGGCGCACCCCGACCGGGCTGTTCACCGCGTTCCCGCTCGGCGACGGGGTGCATCGGGTGGTCGTCTCCGAATGGCGGACCGACGGCGACCGGGACGCCCCGGTGACCCTCGACGACCTGCGCGCGGCCGTCCGCCGGGTGCTCGGTGCCGAGGTGGGGATGAGCGCGCCCCGCTGGCTGTCCCGGTTCACCGACGCGGCCCGCCAGGCCGACCGGTACCGAGCCGGACGGGTGCTGCTGGCCGGGGACGCGGCGCACATCCAGTTGCCCGCCGGCGGTCCGGGCATGACGACCGGTCTTCAGGACGCCGCCAACCTCGGCTGGAAACTCGCCGCCCGGGTCCGCGGCGACGCGCCGGCCGGGTTGCTGGACACCTACCACGGTGAACGGCATCCGGTCGCCGAGCGGATGCTCACCTTCGTCCGCGCCCAGGGCCTGCTGCTCTCGCCCGGCCCGCACGTCGACGCGCTGCGCGAGGTCTTCGCCGGGCTGCTCACCGAGCCCACCACACTGCGGACCGTCGCCGACCGGCTGACCGGCCTGGACATCCGCTACCGGCCCGGCCCCCACCCGCTGATCGGCGGCTGGGCGCCCGACCTGGAACTGGACGGCGGCACGACGCTCGGCACCCTGCTGCACGCCGGCCGGCCGGTGCTGCTGGACCTGACCACCGACCGGCGGCTGGGGGAGGCCGCCGCGGGCTGGAAGGACCGGGTCGACATCGTCCCGGCCACCGCCGCCGAGCCGCTGGCCGGTCTGCTGGTCCGCCCGGACGGCTACGTCGCCTGGGCGCACGAGACCGGCGACGACGGCCTCATCCCGGCACTGACCACCTGGTTCGGTCCGGCTGACGGCCGCCGGTGGCCGGCTTCAGTGGGTGCCGAACCAGGCCAGGCCGGCGAGGCCGGCGGCGATGCAGTAGAGGGCGAACGGGTTCAGGGTTCTGGTCTCGAAATACCGGGTCAAAAACTTCAATGA
- a CDS encoding BlaI/MecI/CopY family transcriptional regulator yields MKDRRRPGTLEAAAMAALWAAGAPMTAAQVQQQVGDDLAYNTVQTILIRLHEKGQVHRRRAGRGHEYWPVEDAATAAAAQMRAALPDGTDRHAVLQQFAASLDAADVAILRELLEQPPA; encoded by the coding sequence GTGAAGGACAGACGACGGCCGGGCACCCTCGAGGCGGCGGCGATGGCCGCGTTGTGGGCGGCCGGCGCTCCGATGACGGCGGCCCAGGTGCAGCAGCAGGTCGGCGACGACCTGGCGTACAACACCGTGCAGACCATCCTGATCCGCCTGCACGAGAAGGGCCAGGTGCACCGCCGTCGCGCCGGCCGCGGCCATGAGTACTGGCCGGTCGAGGACGCGGCGACCGCCGCCGCCGCGCAGATGCGGGCGGCCCTGCCGGACGGCACCGACCGGCACGCCGTGCTCCAGCAGTTCGCCGCCTCGCTCGACGCCGCCGACGTCGCCATCCTGCGGGAGCTGCTCGAACAGCCGCCGGCATGA
- a CDS encoding DedA family protein, whose protein sequence is MPQFLDPNWLISTFGLAGILAIVFAESGLLFGFFLPGDSLLFTGGLLIADGTYLHQPLWLMCLLVSIAAIAGDQFGYLFGRRFGPALFRRPDSRLFKQENLTKAQNFFQRYGARSIALARFVPIVRTFTPIVAGASHMHYRTFLLYNVLGGTLWGCGVTTLGYFLGQIPFVKNNIEFILIGIVAVSVLPIGIELLRARRRDRAEPR, encoded by the coding sequence ATGCCGCAGTTCCTGGATCCGAACTGGCTGATCTCGACGTTCGGCCTGGCCGGCATCCTGGCGATCGTCTTCGCCGAGTCCGGGCTGCTGTTCGGTTTCTTCCTGCCCGGCGACTCGCTGCTGTTCACCGGCGGCCTGCTGATCGCCGACGGCACCTATCTGCACCAGCCGCTGTGGCTGATGTGCCTGCTGGTCTCGATCGCCGCGATCGCCGGTGACCAGTTCGGCTACCTGTTCGGCAGACGCTTCGGTCCCGCACTGTTCCGCCGCCCCGACTCCCGCCTGTTCAAGCAGGAGAATCTGACCAAGGCCCAGAACTTCTTCCAGAGGTACGGGGCCCGCTCGATCGCCCTGGCCCGCTTCGTACCCATCGTGCGCACGTTCACGCCGATCGTGGCCGGCGCGAGTCACATGCACTACCGCACGTTCCTGCTCTACAACGTGCTCGGCGGCACTCTCTGGGGCTGCGGGGTCACCACGCTGGGCTACTTCCTCGGCCAGATCCCGTTCGTGAAGAACAACATCGAGTTCATCCTGATCGGCATCGTCGCCGTCTCGGTCCTGCCGATCGGCATCGAACTGCTCCGCGCCCGCCGCCGCGACCGGGCCGAGCCCCGCTGA
- a CDS encoding response regulator transcription factor translates to MSDSVDAPPRVLVVEDDRDVGSGLAGALALDGYEVRWARTSADAARLVGDRVPDLILLDLGLPDGDGLELCASIRERSAEVVVVVVTARTDEADAVRALDGGADDFVMKPFRPVELRARLRAHLRRRGDTGPPELSAGPVRLDQRARRAWVGGREIELRPKEHELLAVLVAAAGEAVRREHLMDVVWDEHWSRSTKTLDVHVASVRRKLADAGDRWDRIATLRGYGYRFETD, encoded by the coding sequence GTGAGCGACAGCGTGGACGCACCACCCCGGGTCCTGGTCGTCGAGGACGACCGGGACGTGGGCTCGGGACTGGCCGGCGCGCTGGCCCTGGACGGCTACGAGGTCCGGTGGGCGCGCACGTCGGCGGACGCGGCACGGCTGGTGGGTGACCGCGTACCGGATCTGATTCTGTTGGATCTCGGTTTGCCCGACGGTGACGGCCTGGAGCTGTGCGCGTCGATCCGGGAACGGTCCGCCGAGGTCGTCGTGGTGGTGGTGACCGCCCGCACCGACGAGGCCGACGCGGTCCGGGCCCTCGACGGCGGCGCCGACGACTTCGTGATGAAGCCGTTCCGGCCGGTCGAGCTGCGCGCCCGGCTCCGGGCCCACCTGCGGCGCCGCGGCGACACCGGGCCGCCGGAGCTGTCCGCCGGGCCGGTGCGGCTGGACCAGCGCGCCCGCCGGGCCTGGGTCGGTGGCCGGGAGATCGAGCTGCGGCCGAAGGAGCACGAGCTGCTCGCGGTGCTGGTGGCCGCGGCCGGCGAGGCGGTGCGCCGGGAGCACCTGATGGACGTGGTGTGGGACGAGCACTGGTCGCGCTCGACCAAGACCCTCGACGTGCACGTGGCCAGTGTGCGCCGCAAGCTCGCCGACGCCGGGGACCGCTGGGACCGGATCGCGACGCTGCGCGGCTACGGCTACCGGTTCGAGACGGACTGA
- a CDS encoding ABC transporter ATP-binding protein: MIRADGLSKRYGRRHAVDLLTFSVRAGQVCALLGPNGAGKTSTMRMLVGLARADAGTVRIADQAVHLGAPVLHRVGVLIDGPAFVPHLSGNANLRLLWGASRRAWPPPGLTDALELAGLGSALDRKVKGYSMGMKQRLMLAAALMRDPDVLILDEPANGLDPAEVRALRRHLAARAGAGAAVLISSHQLAEVQQLASHIVVLNHGRLVTAGPLDSFLTADRSLEDVYLAMTEGAGDAAR; the protein is encoded by the coding sequence ATGATCCGGGCGGACGGGCTGTCCAAACGGTACGGCCGGCGGCACGCCGTCGACCTGCTCACCTTCTCGGTGCGCGCCGGCCAGGTCTGCGCCCTGCTGGGGCCGAACGGAGCCGGCAAGACCTCGACCATGCGGATGCTGGTCGGCCTGGCCAGAGCCGACGCCGGCACGGTGCGGATCGCCGACCAGGCGGTCCACCTGGGCGCGCCGGTCCTGCACCGGGTCGGCGTGCTGATCGACGGTCCGGCGTTCGTCCCCCATCTGAGCGGGAACGCGAACCTGCGCCTGCTGTGGGGCGCGTCGCGCCGGGCCTGGCCGCCACCCGGGCTGACCGACGCGCTGGAGCTGGCCGGCCTCGGCTCGGCGCTCGATCGCAAGGTCAAGGGCTACTCGATGGGCATGAAGCAGCGCCTCATGCTGGCCGCCGCGCTGATGCGCGACCCGGACGTGCTGATCCTCGACGAGCCGGCCAACGGGCTCGACCCGGCCGAGGTCCGGGCCCTGCGCCGGCACCTGGCCGCCCGGGCCGGGGCCGGAGCCGCCGTCCTGATCTCCAGCCATCAGCTCGCCGAGGTCCAGCAGCTGGCCAGCCACATCGTGGTGCTCAACCACGGCCGGCTGGTGACCGCCGGCCCGCTCGACTCGTTCCTGACCGCGGACCGGTCCCTGGAGGACGTCTACCTGGCGATGACCGAAGGAGCCGGCGATGCTGCGCGGTGA
- a CDS encoding M48 family metalloprotease — protein MTFAVYLPLLLALPLALVARWVAGRGAPGPAAWTLTITAVVAAAASTWSLTMLALTMLDDVPPLSALDDSPTLELPEPVPGPIALIAGILLLVGGFQLLAEVRRRAVTHRALRAVGTVQNGMVVADWTRPMAVAVPGTPGRPGHLLVTTGLLRLLDATEREVLFAHEQAHLRHRHHRLTTATAAAAALNPLLIPVRDAVAYLVERWADEEAAAQVGDRRLTAAAVARAALAASGPGPATALGIDGGAVVRRVRALHQATPARLLRRLILPALLGTGLIAIAAVATEAFVDLARAWL, from the coding sequence ATGACCTTCGCGGTCTACCTTCCGCTGCTGCTGGCGCTGCCCCTGGCGCTGGTCGCCCGGTGGGTCGCGGGCCGCGGCGCCCCCGGCCCGGCCGCCTGGACGCTGACGATCACCGCGGTCGTCGCGGCCGCCGCGTCCACCTGGTCGCTGACCATGCTGGCGCTGACCATGCTCGACGACGTCCCGCCGCTGTCCGCCCTGGACGACTCCCCCACCCTGGAGCTGCCCGAGCCGGTGCCCGGCCCGATCGCGCTGATCGCCGGGATCCTGCTGCTCGTGGGTGGTTTTCAACTGCTTGCCGAGGTACGACGAAGGGCCGTCACCCACCGTGCCCTGCGCGCGGTCGGCACCGTCCAGAACGGCATGGTCGTCGCCGACTGGACCAGGCCGATGGCGGTGGCCGTCCCCGGCACCCCCGGCCGCCCCGGCCACCTGCTCGTGACCACCGGCCTGCTCCGGCTGCTCGACGCGACCGAGCGCGAGGTGCTGTTCGCCCACGAGCAGGCCCACCTGCGGCACCGGCACCACCGCCTGACCACCGCCACCGCCGCAGCGGCCGCCCTGAACCCGCTGCTGATCCCGGTCCGCGACGCGGTCGCCTACCTGGTCGAGCGCTGGGCCGACGAGGAGGCCGCGGCCCAGGTCGGCGACCGCCGGCTGACCGCCGCGGCGGTGGCCCGGGCCGCCCTGGCCGCCTCCGGCCCGGGGCCGGCCACCGCGCTGGGCATCGACGGCGGCGCCGTGGTCCGCCGGGTCCGGGCCCTGCACCAGGCGACCCCGGCCCGCCTGCTGCGCCGCCTGATCCTGCCGGCCCTGCTCGGCACCGGCCTGATCGCGATCGCCGCGGTCGCCACCGAGGCCTTCGTGGACCTGGCCCGCGCCTGGCTCTGA
- a CDS encoding undecaprenyl-diphosphate phosphatase encodes MAVPSLTYPEAVVIGLLQGVTELFPVSSLGHSVLLPAAIGGSWARDLSLGADQSPYLAFLVAVHVATAGALVWFFRADWVRIVRGLFTSVRDRRISDPDQRLAWLLIVATIPVGIAGLLLEHTVRTTLGKPLPASAFLLLNGLLLATVERIRRRTAERRVPVPAGHGATGVYLGASAQTGVSAGHGDTESDHRLARLTWKQATVIGAAQILALLPGISRSGVTMGAGLLRGLSHEDAARFAFLLATPVILAAGVLKLPELAGPAGHGVAGPVLAGSLVAGLAAYVSLKFLTRYFETRTLNPFALYCIAAGLAGLAWFGTH; translated from the coding sequence ATGGCCGTGCCCTCACTCACGTACCCCGAAGCGGTGGTCATCGGACTGCTGCAGGGCGTCACCGAACTCTTCCCCGTCTCCAGCCTCGGGCACAGCGTCCTGCTGCCGGCCGCGATCGGCGGCAGCTGGGCGCGCGACCTCAGCCTGGGCGCCGACCAGTCGCCGTACCTGGCCTTCCTGGTCGCCGTCCACGTCGCCACCGCGGGCGCGCTGGTCTGGTTCTTCCGCGCCGACTGGGTCCGGATCGTCCGCGGCCTGTTCACCTCGGTCCGCGACCGCCGGATCAGCGACCCGGATCAGCGGCTGGCCTGGCTGCTGATCGTCGCCACCATCCCGGTCGGGATCGCCGGCCTGCTGCTCGAACACACCGTCCGCACCACCCTGGGCAAACCCCTCCCGGCCTCGGCCTTCCTGCTCCTCAACGGGCTCCTGCTGGCCACTGTCGAAAGAATCCGCCGACGTACGGCGGAGCGCCGCGTCCCGGTGCCGGCCGGCCACGGCGCGACCGGCGTGTACCTCGGGGCGTCGGCGCAGACCGGCGTGTCGGCCGGCCACGGCGACACCGAGTCCGACCACCGTCTGGCCCGCCTGACCTGGAAACAGGCCACGGTGATCGGCGCCGCGCAGATCCTCGCCCTGCTGCCCGGCATCAGCCGCTCGGGCGTGACCATGGGCGCCGGCCTGCTCCGCGGACTGTCCCACGAGGACGCCGCCCGCTTCGCCTTCCTGCTGGCCACCCCGGTGATCCTGGCGGCCGGCGTGCTGAAGCTCCCGGAGCTCGCCGGGCCGGCCGGCCACGGGGTCGCCGGGCCGGTGCTGGCCGGGAGCCTGGTCGCGGGGCTCGCCGCGTACGTCTCATTGAAGTTTTTGACCCGGTATTTCGAGACCAGAACCCTGAACCCGTTCGCCCTCTACTGCATCGCCGCCGGCCTCGCCGGCCTGGCCTGGTTCGGCACCCACTGA
- a CDS encoding ABC transporter permease, which translates to MLRGELRTQILRLRTMIALACLAAVPIAAGWSFASSAGHRNGTESGLFGASPFSALNHAMASQQFIGPLQLPIVVALLAATIASADRDWGILRYLYVAPVTRGRLLATKLAATAVATTLAVLTVPAAGLAAGTVLFGWHPFHVIGAADLTAGGAAARSLAATAYLLLCMLAMAAIAFTLGLLLPRGAEALAAAIGFVVLAGVLNGQDALHAVAVVLPVHYWQNWVGLFDPAGATGLGTGVLVQTGTIALCVAAGWVILLRRDPAA; encoded by the coding sequence ATGCTGCGCGGTGAGCTCCGGACCCAGATCCTGCGTCTGCGGACGATGATCGCGCTGGCCTGCCTGGCCGCCGTGCCGATCGCCGCGGGGTGGTCGTTCGCCTCGTCCGCCGGGCACCGCAACGGCACCGAGAGCGGCCTGTTCGGCGCGTCGCCGTTCTCCGCCCTCAACCACGCGATGGCCAGTCAGCAATTCATCGGCCCGCTGCAGCTGCCGATCGTGGTGGCCTTGCTGGCGGCCACGATCGCGTCCGCCGACCGCGACTGGGGCATCCTGCGCTACCTCTACGTCGCCCCGGTCACCCGCGGCCGGCTGCTGGCCACGAAACTGGCCGCCACCGCCGTCGCCACCACGCTCGCCGTGCTAACCGTGCCGGCGGCCGGCCTGGCCGCCGGCACGGTGCTGTTCGGCTGGCATCCGTTCCACGTCATCGGCGCCGCCGACCTCACCGCCGGGGGCGCGGCGGCCCGGTCGCTGGCGGCCACCGCGTACCTGCTGCTGTGCATGCTCGCGATGGCCGCCATCGCGTTCACCCTGGGCCTGCTGCTGCCCCGCGGCGCGGAGGCGCTCGCCGCCGCGATCGGCTTCGTCGTGCTCGCCGGTGTGCTCAACGGCCAGGACGCCCTGCACGCGGTCGCCGTCGTCCTGCCGGTCCACTACTGGCAGAACTGGGTGGGCCTGTTCGATCCGGCCGGGGCCACCGGCCTGGGGACGGGCGTCCTCGTCCAGACCGGCACGATCGCCCTGTGCGTGGCCGCGGGTTGGGTGATCCTGCTCCGCCGCGACCCGGCGGCCTGA
- a CDS encoding TetR family transcriptional regulator, with product MSQPGLRERKKQATRDALRLAALRLAGLHGWGQVRVEDIAAEAGVSVRTFSNYFATKEEALLATGHQRAERIIQALAARPAGEPLWAALTEAIVAGFVVDESDMRQMVLLQSAPLLTDEHLKTYAVIESGVATAVASRIGADADRDLYPRLVAGAVLSAIRVTMEHWRQSGAAQPLAAVLRDALGQVAAGLPIRAELGR from the coding sequence GTGAGTCAACCCGGACTGCGTGAGCGTAAGAAGCAGGCCACCCGCGACGCCCTGCGACTGGCCGCCCTGCGGCTGGCCGGGCTGCACGGCTGGGGCCAGGTGCGGGTCGAGGACATCGCCGCCGAGGCGGGCGTCTCCGTTCGCACGTTCAGCAATTACTTCGCCACCAAGGAAGAAGCGCTGCTGGCCACCGGCCACCAGCGGGCCGAGCGGATCATCCAGGCGCTGGCCGCCCGCCCGGCCGGCGAGCCGCTGTGGGCGGCGCTGACCGAGGCGATCGTGGCCGGCTTCGTCGTGGACGAGAGCGACATGCGCCAGATGGTGCTGCTGCAGAGCGCCCCGCTGCTCACCGACGAGCACCTCAAGACGTATGCGGTGATCGAGAGCGGGGTCGCCACGGCCGTCGCGTCCCGGATCGGCGCGGATGCCGACCGCGACCTCTATCCACGGCTGGTCGCCGGCGCCGTGCTGAGCGCGATCCGGGTGACGATGGAGCACTGGCGGCAGTCCGGAGCGGCCCAGCCCCTGGCGGCCGTGCTGCGCGACGCTCTCGGCCAGGTCGCGGCCGGCCTGCCCATCCGGGCGGAGCTGGGCAGATGA